A genomic segment from Spinacia oleracea cultivar Varoflay chromosome 3, BTI_SOV_V1, whole genome shotgun sequence encodes:
- the LOC110779187 gene encoding protein N-terminal glutamine amidohydrolase, with amino-acid sequence MDLPEAQTPVTPQYDHTPLYCEENVYKLCKKLCSAGAADTEASNLFVVFISNDKKQIPLWHQKASHRADGVILWDYHVICIQKKENEKSPQVWDLDSTLPFPSPLASYVAETFRPSFPLFSEFRRFYRIVHAPMFLRCFASDRRHMKDSEGNWNAQPPPYDPIIAEDGAVHNLNEYMEIHSDDAVATIKADLVNDVRNERLGVVVSETQIEEFFSLST; translated from the exons CGAGGAGAATGTGTACAAGCTTTGCAAAAAACTATGTTCAGCTGGGGCTGCAGATACAGAGGCTTCTAatctttttgttgtttttatttcTAATGATAAGAAGCAG ATTCCACTTTGGCATCAGAAGGCCAGCCATAGGGCTGATGGGGTAATTCTGTGGGACTACCATGTAATCTGCATACAG aaaaaagaaaatgaaaagtcTCCACAAGTGTGGGACCTGGATTCCACTCTTCCATTTCCTTCTCCTCTAGCATCATATGTCGCAGAAACTTTTCGTCCATCATTTCCGCTCTTTTCTGAGTTTCGAAG ATTTTATCGAATTGTACATGCTCCCATGTTTCTCCGCTGTTTTGCTTCTGATAGAAGACACATGAAGGATTCTGAGGGGAATTGGAATGCCCAACCGCCTCCTTATGATCCAATAATTGCTGAAG ATGGAGCAGTACATAACCTGAATGAGTACATGGAAATTCACAGTGATGATGCTGTAGCTACTATAAAAGCTGATTTGGTAAATGATGTGAGAAATGAGCGGCTTGGCGTAGTGGTTAGTGAAACCCAGATTGAAGAATTCTTCTCTCTTTCTACATAA